In the genome of Dyadobacter fermentans DSM 18053, the window ACGCAGCCTGTCGAGATTGCCATGAATTCCGTGCAGAAGAAAGCCAATGTGCGGAGCGTGACGATGTTCGGGTTGTCGGTGATTAAGATTATTTTCGACGACGGGGTGGAGGACTTTTTTGCACGGCAACAGGTTAATAACCAGCTGCGTACGGTTTCCCTTCCCGAAGGCGTAGACCCGGAAGTGCAGCCGCCTTACGGACCTACCGGGGAAATTTTCAGGTATACCCTCGAAAGCAAGGACCGCGACAGCCGCGAGCTGCTGACACTGCAAAATTGGGTAATCGACAGGCAATTACGGAGCGTGCCGGGTGTGGCGGATGTGGTGGCATTCGGCGGCCGCGAGAAGATTTACGAGGTGCAGGTTGACCCTACCGCACTGGCCAAATACAATATTACGCCGCTGGACGTGTACGAGGCGGTTACCAAGAGCAATATCAACGTCGGCGGTGATGTGATCGAGAAAAACGGCCAGGCGTACGTGGTGCGGGGCATCGGGCTCCTCGAATCGGCGCAGGACATCGAGAACATTATCGTTGAATACGTGAAGGACTATCCCGTGCTGGTGAAGCACGTGGCGGATGTGCGCGAGTCGGATTTGCCGAGGGTGGGGCAAGTGGGGCTGGATGGCCGCGACGACGTGGTCGAGGGCATTGTTGTGCAGCGGAAAGGCGAAAACCCGAGCGAAGTGCTGGCCGCTATCAAGGAGAAAATCAGCGAGCTGAATACAAAAATACTGCCGCCGGATGTGAAAATGGTGACGTTCTACGATCGCGACAATCTCATCGAATTCTGTGCCGAAACGGTGAAGCATAACTTGTTGGAAGGTATTGTGTTTGTGACGGTTATCGTGTTCCTGTTCATGGCCGATTGGCGGACGACGGTGATCGTGTCGATCATCATTCCGCTCGCGTTGCTGTTTGCATTCATGTGTTTGTATCTCAAAGGGATGTCGGCCAACCTGCTATCGATGGGGGCGATAGACTTCGGGATCATCATTGATGGAGCCGTGGTGATGGTGGAAGGTGTGTTCGTGGCGCTGGACCACCTCGCGCACAAGCGGGGAATGGAGCGTTTCAACCGCTTATCGAAGCTGGGATTGATCAAAAAGACGGGCGGAGAGCTTGGGAAAGCCATTTTCTTTTCAAAACTCATCATTATCACGGCATTGATCCCCATTTTCAGTTTCCAGAAAGTGGAGGGTAAAATGTTCAGTCCGCTGGCTTACACGCTGGGTTTTGCGCTGCTGGGGGCATTGTTTTACACGCTTACGCTCGTGCCGGTGCTGTGTTCGTTTTTGCTGAACAAGAACGTGCGCGAAAAGAACAATCCGGTCGTCAATTTCTTCGATAAAACCGTTTCGCGGGGCTTTGAATGGTGTTATGCGCATAAAAAGCTAAGCATGATCGCCGCCACGGCTTTTTTGGGCGTGTCGCTGTTTTCGGCGACGCTGCTTGGCACCGAGTTTTTGCCGCAGCTGAACGAAGGGGCGTTATGGGTGACGGCCGAGCTGCCGATGAGCATGTCGCTGCCCGAGAGCGTGAAAATGTCGCAAAAGATCCGCCACGACCTGAAAACATTTCCCGAAGTGAAGCAAGTGCTTTCCCAGGTAGGCCGCTCCAATGACGGCACCGACCCTAACGGCTTCTATTTCTGTCAGTTCCAGGTTGATCTGGTGCCGCAGAAGGAATGGAAGCGGGAGATCAACCAGGAGCAACTTACCGACGAGATGAACGCGCTGCTCAGCCAGTACCCGGGCGTTTTGTA includes:
- a CDS encoding efflux RND transporter permease subunit encodes the protein MNKFIRGIVGFSLRNRFFIFFLTGLLVVAGVASYRATPLEAFPDITNTQIIIVSQWNGRSAEEIERFVTQPVEIAMNSVQKKANVRSVTMFGLSVIKIIFDDGVEDFFARQQVNNQLRTVSLPEGVDPEVQPPYGPTGEIFRYTLESKDRDSRELLTLQNWVIDRQLRSVPGVADVVAFGGREKIYEVQVDPTALAKYNITPLDVYEAVTKSNINVGGDVIEKNGQAYVVRGIGLLESAQDIENIIVEYVKDYPVLVKHVADVRESDLPRVGQVGLDGRDDVVEGIVVQRKGENPSEVLAAIKEKISELNTKILPPDVKMVTFYDRDNLIEFCAETVKHNLLEGIVFVTVIVFLFMADWRTTVIVSIIIPLALLFAFMCLYLKGMSANLLSMGAIDFGIIIDGAVVMVEGVFVALDHLAHKRGMERFNRLSKLGLIKKTGGELGKAIFFSKLIIITALIPIFSFQKVEGKMFSPLAYTLGFALLGALFYTLTLVPVLCSFLLNKNVREKNNPVVNFFDKTVSRGFEWCYAHKKLSMIAATAFLGVSLFSATLLGTEFLPQLNEGALWVTAELPMSMSLPESVKMSQKIRHDLKTFPEVKQVLSQVGRSNDGTDPNGFYFCQFQVDLVPQKEWKREINQEQLTDEMNALLSQYPGVLYNYSQPIVDNVAEAVAGYKASNGIKIFGSDLEELEKYANVAMDAVRNVDGIKDLGLIRNIGQPEISVILHDHKMAQYGVSTADAQAVIEMAIGGKTASILYEGERKFDIRLRYRQESRRDEQSIQQLMVPTLTGAKIPLKEIATIRKITGPAFVYRDNNKRFIGVKFSVRGRDLGGTIAEAQQRVKEKMNDLPKGYSVEWVGEFENQVRATDRLAQVVPVSLIGIFILLFIMFSNAKDAGLVLANVPFALVGGILALHVTHMNFGISAGVGFIALFGLCVQNGVILVSVFNKNLAARMPLEEAVRQGVKSRIRPVVMTALMAAIGLLPAAMSTGIGSETQKPLAIVVIGGLITATVLTLLVFPIIYTFFNRKKQLGKQRIAG